One Castanea sativa cultivar Marrone di Chiusa Pesio chromosome 4, ASM4071231v1 DNA window includes the following coding sequences:
- the LOC142630689 gene encoding uncharacterized protein LOC142630689 isoform X2, with product MGTVIDSHFLGLTAIVTVGYQLLFFIVTALLKFDKVTDFAGSTNFVIIAILTLVLKGSWHFRQIVLTLLVVIWGLRLGLFLLMRILQWGEDRRFDEMRASLGKLAVFWIFQAVWVWTVSLPVTVVNSSNRNPSLQAEDIIGWIIWSVGFLVEATADQQKLTFKNSPENRGKWCNVGLWQYSRHPNYFGEIFLWWGIFVASTPVLEGAEWLVILGPIFLTLLLLFISGIPLLEESADKKFGNVTGYRLYKRKTSPLILLPPAVYGNLPSWFKTTFLFEFPFYSRSLPQEGSN from the exons ATGGGAACCGTTATCGACTCCCATTTCTTGGGCTTAACTGCCATTGTCACa GTGGGGTATCAGTTGTTGTTCTTTATAGTCACTGCTCTTCTCAAATTCGATAAAGTCACTGACTTTGCTG GAAGCACAAATTTTGTTATCATTGCTATATTGACTCTGGTTCTGAAAGGCTCATGGCATTTCAGACAG ATAGTCTTGACTTTGCTTGTAGTAATATGGGGTCTCCGCCTGGGACTGTTTCTATTAATGAG GATCTTGCAGTGGGGGGAGGATAGGCGTTTTGATGAAATGCGTGCTAGTTTGGGAAAACTGGCAGTTTTCTGGATATTTCAG GCTGTCTGGGTGTGGACAGTTAGTTTGCCTGTTACAGTGGTTAATTCAAGCAACAGAAATCCATCTCTCCAGGCTGAGGACATAATTGGCTGGATTATTTGGTCAGTGGGTTTTCTAGTTGAAGCAACAGCTGATCAACAAAAACTAACATTCAAAAACTCTCCAGAAAATAGAGGGAAATGGTGCAATGTTGGACTATGGCAATACTCTCGTCATCCAAACTATTTTGGTGAG ATTTTCCTCTGGTGGGGAATTTTTGTGGCTTCCACACCTGTACTTGAAGGTGCTGAGTGGCTTGTAATCCTTGGGCCAATCTTCCTCACATTGTTGCTTCTTTTCATCAGTGGGATACCATTGCTTGAG GAATCGGCAGATAAGAAGTTTGGGAATGTGACTGGATATAGgctttataaaagaaaaactag CCCTCTAATTCTGCTGCCACCAGCAGTATATGGGAATTTGCCCTCATGGTTCAAAACAACTTTCCTCTTCGAATTTCCTTTCTACAGTCGTAGTCTTCCACAGGAAGGGTCAAACTG A
- the LOC142630689 gene encoding uncharacterized protein LOC142630689 isoform X1, producing the protein MGTVIDSHFLGLTAIVTVGYQLLFFIVTALLKFDKVTDFAGSTNFVIIAILTLVLKGSWHFRQIVLTLLVVIWGLRLGLFLLMRILQWGEDRRFDEMRASLGKLAVFWIFQAVWVWTVSLPVTVVNSSNRNPSLQAEDIIGWIIWSVGFLVEATADQQKLTFKNSPENRGKWCNVGLWQYSRHPNYFGEIFLWWGIFVASTPVLEGAEWLVILGPIFLTLLLLFISGIPLLEESADKKFGNVTGYRLYKRKTSPLILLPPAVYGNLPSWFKTTFLFEFPFYSRSLPQEGSNWYRTSKGESSDGLKML; encoded by the exons ATGGGAACCGTTATCGACTCCCATTTCTTGGGCTTAACTGCCATTGTCACa GTGGGGTATCAGTTGTTGTTCTTTATAGTCACTGCTCTTCTCAAATTCGATAAAGTCACTGACTTTGCTG GAAGCACAAATTTTGTTATCATTGCTATATTGACTCTGGTTCTGAAAGGCTCATGGCATTTCAGACAG ATAGTCTTGACTTTGCTTGTAGTAATATGGGGTCTCCGCCTGGGACTGTTTCTATTAATGAG GATCTTGCAGTGGGGGGAGGATAGGCGTTTTGATGAAATGCGTGCTAGTTTGGGAAAACTGGCAGTTTTCTGGATATTTCAG GCTGTCTGGGTGTGGACAGTTAGTTTGCCTGTTACAGTGGTTAATTCAAGCAACAGAAATCCATCTCTCCAGGCTGAGGACATAATTGGCTGGATTATTTGGTCAGTGGGTTTTCTAGTTGAAGCAACAGCTGATCAACAAAAACTAACATTCAAAAACTCTCCAGAAAATAGAGGGAAATGGTGCAATGTTGGACTATGGCAATACTCTCGTCATCCAAACTATTTTGGTGAG ATTTTCCTCTGGTGGGGAATTTTTGTGGCTTCCACACCTGTACTTGAAGGTGCTGAGTGGCTTGTAATCCTTGGGCCAATCTTCCTCACATTGTTGCTTCTTTTCATCAGTGGGATACCATTGCTTGAG GAATCGGCAGATAAGAAGTTTGGGAATGTGACTGGATATAGgctttataaaagaaaaactag CCCTCTAATTCTGCTGCCACCAGCAGTATATGGGAATTTGCCCTCATGGTTCAAAACAACTTTCCTCTTCGAATTTCCTTTCTACAGTCGTAGTCTTCCACAGGAAGGGTCAAACTG GTATAGAACAAGCAAGGGAGAAAGTAGCGATGGATTGAAGATGCTTTAG